A genomic region of Pelodiscus sinensis isolate JC-2024 chromosome 1, ASM4963464v1, whole genome shotgun sequence contains the following coding sequences:
- the MGP gene encoding matrix Gla protein translates to MRTLILLALLAVLMAAAFCYESHESMESHEIFDPFINRRNANNFMNAQQRRNFVQERIRERNKSPQERQREICEDYNPCERYAMFYGYPAAYKRFFGQRRSKFE, encoded by the exons ATGCGGACCCTCATCCTTCTCGCGCTCCTGGCTGTTTTGATGGCTGCAGCTTTCTGCTATG AATCCCACGAGAGTATGGAATCCCATGAGATTTTTG ATCCCTTCATTAACAGACGAAATGCCAACAACTTCATGAACGCTCAGCAGAGACGAAACTTTGTGCAGGAGAG GATCAGAGAACGTAACAAGAGCCCCCAGGAACGCCAGCGAGAGATCTGCGAGGACTATAACCCCTGTGAGCGCTACGCCATGTTCTATGGCTACCCTGCTGCCTACAAGCGCTTCTTTGGGCAGCGGAGGAGCAAATTTGAGTGA